One Halomonas sp. THAF5a genomic region harbors:
- a CDS encoding DUF3445 domain-containing protein, which produces MRLYPRDTQAFRGHFTYQNSSEAIRRFPFPFPEDDYIYSVNIEPHVLPGPEGSVYEHMLDIDEHYLSETAERDMVLREDPDRCLAMPHMRQACWDLLEFVMTHYARDYPQHFSFERQGDDCVWVNHPLNIRQSFRMGEEGTLPTSPLELIGRQVQGDIALLDQRDGDLFMDAGVITSPADWSLAFDAGMSFKQWHGPVPLAHEMGIFDRALKYLCAIQVGGPVRRLNWTMTIHPRMDSSPETFAHWGKDRTTITPDNVGQDVYLRVELQTLVRMPRSHALFFGIRTYLISLEDLVTHRAWARRLHRVLKGLPEELADYKGLSRYRETVVDWLAHYDRQPEPQY; this is translated from the coding sequence ATGCGACTTTACCCCCGCGATACCCAAGCCTTCCGAGGCCATTTTACCTACCAAAACAGTAGCGAGGCGATTCGTCGCTTTCCGTTCCCGTTTCCCGAGGATGATTACATCTACTCGGTCAATATCGAGCCGCATGTTCTCCCCGGGCCAGAGGGCAGCGTCTACGAGCACATGCTGGATATCGACGAGCATTATCTCTCGGAAACCGCCGAGCGTGACATGGTGCTTCGGGAGGATCCTGATCGCTGTCTGGCCATGCCCCACATGCGCCAGGCCTGCTGGGATCTGCTCGAGTTCGTGATGACGCATTATGCCCGGGACTATCCCCAGCATTTCTCGTTCGAACGCCAGGGAGACGACTGCGTCTGGGTCAATCACCCGCTGAATATTCGCCAGTCTTTTCGCATGGGAGAGGAGGGCACCTTGCCCACGTCCCCCCTGGAGCTCATCGGCCGGCAGGTGCAGGGAGATATCGCACTGCTCGATCAGCGCGACGGCGACCTGTTCATGGATGCCGGCGTCATCACCTCACCGGCCGACTGGTCGCTGGCCTTTGATGCGGGCATGAGTTTCAAGCAGTGGCATGGCCCCGTGCCCCTGGCCCACGAGATGGGCATCTTCGACCGAGCGCTGAAATACCTGTGCGCCATTCAGGTGGGCGGTCCGGTGAGACGGCTCAACTGGACCATGACGATTCACCCCCGCATGGACAGCTCCCCCGAGACCTTTGCCCACTGGGGGAAGGATCGCACCACCATCACGCCGGACAACGTCGGTCAGGATGTCTATCTGCGCGTGGAACTGCAGACCCTGGTGCGCATGCCGAGGAGTCACGCCCTGTTCTTCGGCATCCGCACCTACTTGATCAGTCTCGAGGATCTGGTCACCCACCGCGCGTGGGCCCGTCGGCTGCATCGCGTGCTGAAGGGGCTCCCCGAGGAACTGGCGGACTACAAGGGATTGAGCCGCTATCGCGAGACGGTGGTCGATTGGCTCGCCCACTACGATCGGCAGCCGGAACCGCAGTACTGA